The following are encoded together in the Juglans microcarpa x Juglans regia isolate MS1-56 chromosome 2D, Jm3101_v1.0, whole genome shotgun sequence genome:
- the LOC121250194 gene encoding 3-oxoacyl-[acyl-carrier-protein] synthase II, chloroplastic-like — MDASCVTSPLCTWLVAACMSVTCGADHSACPSMFGSSKRQSKWARGRRRVLSKCSSEPRTGSISSLCGSSIQGLMSSCLAFEPCHEYYSSNGLSSLGFYSLFGSKNVHLNRRQRRLNRPPRSGEAMAVAVQPAKEVATRKKPLTKQRRVVVTGMGVVTPLGHEPDAFYNNLLEGVSGISEIEAFDCAQFPTRIAGEIKSFSTDGWVAPKLSKRMDKFMLYLLTAGKKALADGGITEDVMNDLDKAKCGVLIGSAMGGMKVFNDAIEALRVSYKKMNPFCVPFATTNMGSAMLAMDLGWMGPNYSISTACATSNFCILNAANHITRGEADVMLCGGSDAAIIPIGLGGFVACRALSQNSDPTKASRPWDINRDGFVMGEGAGVLLLEELEHAKRRGANIYAEFLGGSFTCDAYHMTEPHPDGAGIILCIEKALAQSGVSREDVNYINAHATSTPAGDLKEYQALIACFGQNPQLKVNSTKSMTGHLLGAAGAVEAVAAVQAIRTGWVHPNVNLENPDQGVNTNMLVGSKKERLDIKAVLSNSFGFGGHNSSIIFAPYK; from the exons ATGGATGCGTCGTGTGTGACATCTCCGCTTTGCACGTGGTTGGTCGCTGCTTGCATGTCGGTCACGTGCGGCGCAGACCACTCCGCGTGCCCGTCCATGTTCGGTTCCAGCAAGAGACAGAGCAAATGGGCTCGCGGTAGGAGGAGGGTCTTGTCCAAATGCAGCTCCGAACCTCGGACGGGCTCGATTTCCTCCCTGTGTGGATCGAGCATTCAGGGCCTTATGAGCTCCTGCCTCGCTTTCGAACCCTGCCATGAGTACTATAGCTCCAATGGCCTTTCTTCTTTGGGATTTTACTCTCTGTTCGGATCCAAGAATGTTCATCTGAATCGTAGACAGAGGCGTTTGAATCGACCACCCCGTTCCG GAGAAGCCATGGCTGTAGCTGTGCAACCTGCAAAGGAAGTCGCAACAAGAAAGAAACCTCTCACAAAGCAAAGGCGAGTGGTTGTGACAGGGATGGGTGTGGTGACCCCACTTGGTCATGAACCAGATGCCTTCTACAATAATTTGCTTGAGGGTGTCAGTGGTATAAGTGAGATCGAGGCTTTTGATTGTGCCCAATTTCCAACG AGAATTGCTGGAGAGATCAAGTCTTTTTCTACTGATGGATGGGTTGCGCCCAAACTTTCCAAGAGGATGGACAAATTCATGCTTTACTTGCTTACTGCTGGCAAAAAAGCCTTGGCAGATGGTGGAATTACAGAAGATGTAATGAATGATTTAGATAAAGCAAAATGTGGAGTTTTGATTGGCTCGGCAATGGGTGGAATGAAG GTTTTTAATGATGCAATTGAAGCTTTAAGAGTTTCATACAAGAAGATGAATCCTTTCTGCGTACCTTTTGCAACTACAAATATGGGTTCTGCCATGCTTGCAATGGATCTG GGATGGATGGGCCCAAACTATTCTATCTCTACTGCTTGTGCTACAAGCAACTTTTGTATATTGAATGCAGCAAACCATATAACTAGAGGCGAAGCT GATGTGATGCTTTGTGGTGGCTCAGACGCGGCAATCATACCTATTG GCTTGGGAGGTTTTGTGGCTTGCAGAGCACTTTCCCAGAATAGTGATCCTACAAAAGCTTCACGCCCTTGGGATATT AATCGTGATGGATTTGTTATGGGGGAAGGAGCTGGGGTTTTGCTCCTTGAAGAATTAGAGCATGCTAAG AGAAGAGGTGCAAATATCTATGCCGAATTTCTAGGTGGAAGCTTCACTTGTGATGCTTATCACATGACTGAGCCACACCCTGATG GGGCTGGTATTATCCTCTGCATAGAAAAGGCATTAGCTCAGTCTGGGGTGTCTAGGGAAGATGTGAATTACATAAATGCACATGCTACTTCCACACCGGCTGGAGACCTAAAAGAATACCAAGCTCTTATTGCTTGTTTTGGCCAGAATCCTCAG TTGAAAGTGAATTCTACGAAATCTATGACCGGTCACCTATTAGGAGCAGCTGGTGCTGTGGAAGCTGTTGCGGCAGTACAG GCAATACGGACAGGGTGGGTTCATCCAAATGTCAACCTGGAAAACCCAGACCAAGGCGTG AACACAAATATGTTGGTGGGCTCAAAGAAAGAGAGACTGGACATCAAAGCAGTGTTGTCTAATTCCTTTGGGTTTGGTGGTCACAATTCATCTATCATTTTTGCCCCGTACAAGTGA